CTGTTTCTTTTTGCAGCTGCGCCTCCGTGATCTCTCCCGCAAGATAGCGATTGATGGGCTCTTGAAAAGGACGCTGAAACATTTCCATTGCGATGGCCAATTTGGGTTGTCGTTCAAATAACCCTCGAAGAATCGCTAACTGGGCTTTGTGGTCTGCCACACTGTTGTGGGTTTCCCCTAAATAGACCACTTGCACTTTAGATAACTGGTCTAACAGGTTTTTTTGCTCAACACTCACTGCTGAAGAAGCGCTAATTAATTGCCAGCCAATCGTCGGGAGAGCACAGGCCAAGAATAGTCCTAATCCTAAAGACCACAGGTAAGATGGACGAATTCGGCGCATAGGAACATCTCTACAGGTACTAGGTACAAGATGACATAAACCCACCTAAAGATGGTGAGTACCAGTTCGAAAAATAGCAATCGGCCAGCAAAACAAAACCCCCTCTTCTTACGAAGAGGGGGAAAACTATGAACTAGTTATTTTGACAGACTTACCACTTATCAGCTTGATCTAAAACGTATGCAGCAACGTTCTCGATATCAGCAGGGGAAAGGCTAGCACCAAATGCAGGCATACCACCTTTACCGTTGGTGACCTGATTGATGATGGCATCAGCAGAGTCCATACCATTAGCGGATAAAGCATCCGCTTTTAGGGTTTTGTCAGCCTGGACAACATTGTTACCACCAGCATGGCAAGCAGCACAGTTGGCATTGAAGACACCAGCGCCAGCACCCGCATCAGCGGCTAAAACAGGGCTGCTGATGGCAAAGGTCAGTACAGCAAGTGCAGTTAAGGCAATAGATAGAAGTTTTTTCAACGTGTTTCTCCTCTCAATTCATATTGGCAGCAAGGCTACCAAACTTATTAACGCCAGACACCAAATGATGAATATATACGGTGCTTATTTATGGCAAATGCGATGACTCGCATCATTATTTTAGGATCGTCCCTGCAACTTTAGAACCCCATACGAAGAGTTCATAGGATTACAAGTCTTTCCTTAACGGCATCGATATTGCACTAATCCTTTGATTAAAGCAATTTTAAGGACAAATACCTTAAGTAAAATCTATGCCATCAGCAACATCTTCAGTACCCCAACCTCTAGCTACTTCAGCAGCTCTGAGAATAAAGGCTTCTAGATTTGCCAATTCTTTATCGGGCAGCCAAGTATCCGGGACCTGGCGGCACCAAAAGCTAACATCGCTACCATCATAAATGGTTGGCTCTCGTTGGAATTCAATGAGATTAGCAACGTTATCCCGAGAAGGGGTTGCCCCCTGCAAATTCTTCATTGACAAAGATTGCACAGGATTGGGCAATGTCGCTCCACCTACATGGCAGTTCTTACAGTTATCGTCAAATAACCGTTTCCCATCCGATAGCTCTTCTGGAGAAAACAACTGGGTTTCTCCAGACGCATCCATCACGATAGGGACAGGTTCTGTCACCTTGAGATACCGAACAATATAGTCCTCAATATCTCCAGCTTGGGCGATGAAACTGTTGGGGAAAACTCCCAAACAAACCCAAAGAACTGCAAGAAAACAACATTTGAGCCACGATTTCAGCATTTGATGCCCGCCTTGAATATGAACTTTATAAAGATAACGTCGTTCATACTGGTCAACAACCAATGGACACTTAACGGTTGGCTTTACCGCCACCCCACTGATCACCAATCACTGAAGGCTGGATGAGAATATGACCTGCGATGTCGAATAGATCCTCATCAGACAGGTTTCTCATTAGAGGGAAGACATCTGTACTTTGAGTACTAGGATGCACTTCAGAAATGGTGTCAAAACCATCGTAGGTTGTGGGATTGTTCATATAATCCACAAGACCTTCAACGTTGTCACGTCGGGGGTTAGCGCCTGCCAAGCTAGCTGAAGACAAGTTGATACTGGGATTTGTTTTTGTATCACCACCAATGTGGCAGTTCGCACAGGCAAAGTTGAATAAGCGCTGGCCCTCTTTCGCTTGCTGAGTGGATAGAGTAACGGTACTCCCCTCATTTAACGCAACTGTTCGAGTCGCATCATCTAATTCAGCAGCAGTTGCAGTACTGGTTAATACTTGAAAAGCAAAAAATACTGTAGCCACCGCCAGCAACATGTATCTTTTCAGCATAGTTCTCCTTTCAATTTCGTTTAATTATCAGGCTCTCAACACAGTTAAATCCACTCTACAGAACTGGGTACTCTATCTAAACCTGCCCGTTGCTGGTGACAGTGATGGAAGTCCACAGAAATGAGAAGAGGAAAAGGCATGAATAAAGCAGTAAAACAGTTTTAGGCTTAATTGAATTAAAACCTGAGTCGTCACCTATTGGTTTGATCTTAGGTATTTTCTTGGTTAGCCAAAATTTCTAAAATAAGTGCTTTGACATCCTCCAGGGCTAAACGGGTGTGGGGCGCTTTATA
The genomic region above belongs to Acaryochloris sp. CCMEE 5410 and contains:
- the petJ gene encoding cytochrome c6 PetJ, with amino-acid sequence MKKLLSIALTALAVLTFAISSPVLAADAGAGAGVFNANCAACHAGGNNVVQADKTLKADALSANGMDSADAIINQVTNGKGGMPAFGASLSPADIENVAAYVLDQADKW
- the psbV2 gene encoding photosystem II cytochrome PsbV2, producing the protein MAVKPTVKCPLVVDQYERRYLYKVHIQGGHQMLKSWLKCCFLAVLWVCLGVFPNSFIAQAGDIEDYIVRYLKVTEPVPIVMDASGETQLFSPEELSDGKRLFDDNCKNCHVGGATLPNPVQSLSMKNLQGATPSRDNVANLIEFQREPTIYDGSDVSFWCRQVPDTWLPDKELANLEAFILRAAEVARGWGTEDVADGIDFT
- the psbV gene encoding photosystem II cytochrome c-550 translates to MLKRYMLLAVATVFFAFQVLTSTATAAELDDATRTVALNEGSTVTLSTQQAKEGQRLFNFACANCHIGGDTKTNPSINLSSASLAGANPRRDNVEGLVDYMNNPTTYDGFDTISEVHPSTQSTDVFPLMRNLSDEDLFDIAGHILIQPSVIGDQWGGGKANR